Within Cyanobium sp. AMD-g, the genomic segment TGGGTTGTCAGGCGATTGTGCCCTGAATCGTGGATCAGGACGTGCTCCATGGATGCAGGACAACGTGCCGCTCCACGCCACTGCCTTGGCACACGACACGATCCTCTCATTGGCTCCGCTGCTGCTGATCGCCATGGCGGTCGCAAGATCCGTCTTTGGTGAAGAGGCCGCTCGGGGAGAGCAGGTGCGTCAGATCCAGGGACTGGTGGACAAGGAGGGCGCCGTAGCGATTCAAGCGAAGATTGAGAATGCCAGTCGCGCTGGATCCGGAGGCGTGCTGGCCTCGGTGGTCGGGTTCTTGCTGTTGCTGCTGGGGCCTCGGGGGTGTTTGGTCAGCTGCCAATGGCCCTGAACACGCACTGGGATATGGAACCAAACCCAGGGCGCAATTGGCACGACATTCTGAATTCAAGGTTTCTTTCGTATGCCATGGTTCTGGTCATTGGCTGTCTGCCAGCCTCTACATCGGCAACAGCCGCTGTGACTCCACCTACCGAGCAGCAGGCTGACTGGTGGATCTGCTGCTCTGGATTTCCATTCGACGCAGATTCTATTGATCGGTTCTGAATTCACCCAGGTCACTTCACGCCGTCGGGGAAAACTCA encodes:
- a CDS encoding YhjD/YihY/BrkB family envelope integrity protein, with translation MQDNVPLHATALAHDTILSLAPLLLIAMAVARSVFGEEAARGEQVRQIQGLVDKEGAVAIQAKIENASRAGSGGVLASVVGFLLLLLGPRGCLVSCQWP